The following are encoded together in the Streptomyces sp. NBC_00358 genome:
- a CDS encoding sensor histidine kinase, whose protein sequence is MRLSTRIALAVGATVPVLVLATGWLLLRLVATDLHHQQDAHLRESAAAVAKDARGLLRASAADRSAAVEQARERRLFTSALDVGVRLVGPGETFTGGPQPEQGVPLPVSAPVPVTLRAGGDSWRVLSTRVSGARPGVRGTLWLFAPDTAADTQLRLVRRRVVTVALLAAPLSGLLAGAVAGRASRPLRRLRDSASGLDPRTSTARLDHAPARITEVDDLAHTLQTVLSRYDEQAGRTEEALATARSFASAAAHELRTPLMSMQTNLEILTEHPGLPGPDREEVLDDLRREHARLLGLLVMLRELGRGDLVEADAFGPVDLADVVEASVREQRRRHPLAHITGDCPPGLRVYGWEPGLRTVLDNLLINALVHGGGSDGRPARVGVTLGVSGDHAVLFVDDEGPGIAPERRGEVFERFERRPDSPGSGLGLTLVAQQIGLHRGRVRVLGAPGGAGARIEVVLPLLGGGAGTEAALPAQRNWVIDTAGGRPQEFHKEDS, encoded by the coding sequence ATGAGGCTGTCCACCCGCATCGCCCTCGCCGTCGGGGCGACCGTGCCCGTGCTGGTGCTGGCCACGGGCTGGTTGCTGCTGCGGCTGGTCGCGACGGATCTGCACCACCAGCAGGACGCGCACCTGCGGGAGAGCGCGGCGGCGGTGGCGAAGGACGCCCGCGGGCTGCTGCGGGCGAGTGCCGCCGACCGGTCGGCGGCAGTGGAACAGGCGCGTGAGCGGCGGCTGTTCACTTCCGCCCTGGATGTCGGCGTCCGGCTGGTCGGCCCCGGGGAGACCTTCACGGGAGGCCCGCAGCCCGAGCAGGGAGTGCCGCTTCCGGTGAGTGCGCCGGTGCCGGTAACCCTGCGGGCCGGCGGGGACTCCTGGCGGGTGCTGTCGACGCGGGTGTCCGGTGCGCGGCCCGGAGTACGCGGCACGCTCTGGCTGTTCGCGCCCGACACCGCCGCGGACACCCAACTGCGGCTGGTGCGCAGGCGCGTGGTGACGGTGGCGCTGCTCGCCGCGCCGTTGTCGGGGCTGCTGGCCGGAGCGGTGGCCGGGCGGGCGAGCCGCCCGTTGCGGCGGCTGCGGGACAGCGCGAGCGGTCTGGATCCGCGGACCAGCACCGCCCGCCTCGATCACGCGCCGGCGCGGATCACCGAGGTCGACGATCTGGCGCACACGCTCCAGACGGTCCTGAGCCGCTACGACGAACAGGCCGGCAGGACCGAGGAGGCGCTGGCCACCGCCCGTTCCTTCGCCTCGGCCGCCGCGCACGAACTGCGCACTCCGCTGATGAGCATGCAGACCAATCTGGAGATCCTGACCGAGCATCCGGGCCTTCCGGGCCCCGACCGCGAGGAGGTGCTCGACGACCTGCGCCGCGAACACGCCCGGCTGCTGGGGCTGTTGGTCATGCTGCGCGAGCTCGGTCGCGGTGACCTCGTCGAGGCCGACGCCTTCGGTCCGGTGGACCTCGCGGACGTCGTCGAGGCGAGTGTCCGGGAGCAGCGGCGGCGCCATCCGCTCGCGCACATCACCGGCGACTGTCCGCCGGGGCTGCGGGTGTACGGCTGGGAGCCCGGCCTGCGTACGGTCCTGGACAATCTCCTCATCAACGCGCTGGTGCACGGCGGCGGTTCGGACGGCCGACCCGCGCGGGTCGGCGTCACGCTGGGCGTGAGCGGCGACCACGCCGTCCTGTTCGTCGACGACGAGGGGCCCGGGATCGCGCCCGAACGGCGCGGCGAGGTCTTCGAACGCTTCGAGCGCCGGCCGGACAGTCCGGGTTCGGGCCTGGGACTCACCCTGGTCGCCCAGCAGATCGGCCTGCACCGGGGCCGTGTCCGTGTCCTCGGAGCGCCGGGCGGAGCCGGGGCCCGGATCGAGGTCGTGCTCCCGCTGCTCGGCGGCGGCGCCGGGACGGAGGCGGCGCTCCCCGCGCAGCGCAACTGGGTGATCGACACCGCCGGCGGGCGGCCACAAGAATTCCACAAAGAGGACTCCTAG
- a CDS encoding class I SAM-dependent methyltransferase, translated as MAIGRLMQGKPHADTPGVTIGAPRTYELCGAFCFAGRRNRAFTRLAALSGAQRGDRVLDVGCGTGYLTRRMALAVGPEGSVTGVDPSPSVLAYARRKDRAGQGAACGYREGVAEDLGLPDGSFDTVVTSLMLHHLPEELRPTALKEMWRVLRPGGRLLVVEFRPPNSALGRHLVHGGLGHAMSHNRTDLLDGIVAGAGFEIRGTGDVRPWLTYVQGARPMSEEPVPRMG; from the coding sequence ATGGCCATCGGACGTCTTATGCAGGGGAAACCGCACGCGGACACCCCGGGGGTGACGATCGGAGCCCCGCGCACGTACGAACTGTGCGGCGCGTTCTGCTTCGCGGGCCGACGCAACCGTGCCTTCACCCGGCTCGCCGCGCTGAGCGGGGCCCAGCGCGGGGACCGCGTACTGGACGTGGGGTGCGGCACCGGGTACCTGACCCGGCGCATGGCGCTCGCCGTCGGACCGGAGGGATCGGTGACGGGGGTCGACCCCTCGCCCTCGGTGCTCGCCTACGCCCGGCGCAAGGACAGGGCCGGACAGGGCGCCGCGTGCGGCTACCGGGAAGGGGTCGCGGAGGACCTCGGCCTGCCGGACGGGTCGTTCGACACCGTCGTCACCAGCTTGATGCTGCACCACCTGCCGGAGGAACTCCGGCCCACCGCCCTCAAGGAGATGTGGCGCGTCCTGCGGCCGGGCGGACGACTGCTGGTCGTCGAGTTCCGACCGCCGAACAGCGCCCTCGGGCGGCATCTGGTGCACGGCGGCCTGGGGCACGCCATGTCCCACAACCGCACCGACCTGCTGGACGGGATCGTCGCCGGCGCGGGCTTCGAGATCCGGGGGACCGGCGACGTCCGCCCCTGGCTGACGTACGTCCAGGGCGCACGCCCGATGTCCGAGGAACCCGTGCCACGGATGGGATAG
- a CDS encoding TetR/AcrR family transcriptional regulator yields the protein MTDTEKTSAHQGKARTRTRMPAAERRASILAAATEVFSETGYERGKVSDIARRVGVTEPVVFQNFGSKSALYQAALDHVTTAVTALLGQAADTGRPVPEVLAAFLDPAHMDRFHQRGAHGFLFADAAALAHDPALGEAARNIHQNFAEALAGLLRRGQSAGDIRDDISADTAAWWLISLLAGRPLRSAVIPERASMEAQLTDMTLQSLLPPGGPRTPGPPTGHQPPGS from the coding sequence GTGACCGACACCGAGAAGACCTCCGCCCACCAGGGCAAGGCCCGTACCCGCACCCGGATGCCCGCCGCGGAGCGGCGCGCCTCGATCCTGGCCGCGGCCACCGAGGTCTTCTCCGAGACGGGCTACGAGCGGGGCAAGGTCTCCGACATCGCCCGGCGCGTCGGCGTCACGGAACCCGTGGTCTTCCAGAACTTCGGCTCCAAGTCGGCCCTCTACCAGGCGGCGCTGGACCATGTGACGACGGCGGTCACCGCGCTCCTGGGCCAGGCCGCCGACACCGGACGCCCCGTCCCCGAGGTACTGGCCGCGTTCCTGGACCCGGCCCACATGGACCGCTTCCACCAGCGCGGCGCGCACGGCTTCCTCTTCGCCGACGCGGCCGCCCTGGCCCACGACCCGGCCCTCGGCGAGGCCGCCCGGAACATCCACCAGAACTTCGCGGAAGCCCTCGCCGGCCTGCTGCGCCGCGGCCAGAGCGCCGGTGACATCCGCGACGACATCAGCGCGGACACCGCCGCCTGGTGGCTGATCTCGCTCCTCGCCGGGCGCCCCCTCCGCAGCGCGGTGATTCCCGAACGGGCCTCCATGGAGGCCCAGTTGACGGACATGACGCTGCAATCACTGCTCCCCCCGGGCGGCCCGCGCACTCCGGGACCCCCGACCGGCCACCAGCCGCCCGGTAGCTGA
- a CDS encoding SpoIIE family protein phosphatase — protein MTGATPLMVVDGAGVVVRWSRRAREIWLRSDAEAVGRTALTVVANRARDDGDDAEPGSGPVGIHDVDGNPLDLRVQIVPLSDGAVAWGVFEAEDGVSRVDTRTAMVDVLGPDTREAFFVLDSELRVLSVNAAACALCGIAPDEALGRPVTDVCRPSPHQDLEGVLRGVLASGTSVTDHVVRLDPPNPSSPERRAKLSAFPLRYARGVVVSMTEATEPLRTRRRLAALGSVRERVGRSLDVVTTCQELVDALVPGFADIAVVDVVDAVVRGEDPPLSPLGRDIPLRRAAFRIEGPADRAQAHPLGDVRAVPSPTPYSQVLSDLRPRAVALESGTPWLDVDPERARAIRASGARLLLTAPLALRGAVLGLLSLYRTEPHDAFDENDLAVAEELAAHTALSLDNARRYTHEHTIAAALQRHLLPPEPPSQTAMEFAQLHVPADAGAGTWYDAFGLPGARTALAIGEVSGSGIDAATAMGRLRTVIHSLAALDLEPDELLARLNDAVVRLADERAALPPGDPLRRQPLRAGCVYVVHDPLHAVCVMASAGHPAPVVAHPGGVVHVPEIPTGPLLGNHDGPPFATATVPVRDGSVLALRSTSFPGSQGPDGDGPDPLREALTRLDRPLNEVRDDVLYRLGHTSGRHDVLLLLARTRAFPPDQVATWSLDSVPAAASAARHHARDLLAKWHVDEEVAFATELIVSELVTNAVRYGAPPIRLRLVKDSTITCEVSDTGGAAPRLRHARTVDEGGRGLFICAQMSHNWGIRYTAQGKTIWTEQTLPQNTRRPRP, from the coding sequence GTGACCGGTGCTACTCCGCTGATGGTCGTGGACGGCGCGGGCGTCGTCGTCCGGTGGAGTCGCCGGGCACGTGAGATCTGGCTGCGGTCGGACGCCGAGGCCGTCGGACGAACGGCCCTGACCGTGGTCGCGAACCGCGCCAGGGACGACGGCGACGACGCCGAACCCGGATCGGGCCCCGTGGGCATCCACGACGTCGACGGAAACCCGCTCGATCTCCGCGTCCAGATCGTGCCGCTCTCCGACGGCGCGGTGGCGTGGGGCGTCTTCGAGGCGGAGGACGGCGTCTCCCGCGTCGACACCCGGACCGCGATGGTCGACGTCCTCGGCCCGGACACACGCGAGGCCTTCTTCGTCCTGGACTCCGAGTTGCGTGTCCTGAGCGTCAACGCGGCGGCCTGCGCGTTGTGCGGCATCGCGCCGGACGAAGCGCTCGGTCGGCCTGTCACCGACGTGTGCCGTCCCTCCCCGCACCAGGATCTCGAAGGCGTCCTGCGGGGCGTCCTCGCTTCCGGCACCTCGGTCACCGACCACGTCGTACGACTCGATCCCCCGAACCCGTCGTCTCCGGAGCGCCGCGCCAAGCTCTCGGCGTTCCCGCTGAGGTACGCGCGTGGCGTGGTCGTCTCCATGACCGAGGCCACCGAGCCCCTGCGCACCCGACGACGGCTCGCGGCGCTCGGTTCGGTGCGGGAGCGGGTGGGGAGGAGCCTGGACGTCGTCACGACCTGCCAGGAACTCGTGGACGCGCTGGTCCCCGGCTTCGCCGACATCGCGGTGGTCGACGTGGTCGACGCGGTGGTGCGGGGCGAGGACCCGCCGCTCAGCCCCCTCGGGCGCGACATCCCGTTGCGCCGCGCGGCCTTCCGTATCGAGGGCCCCGCCGACAGGGCGCAGGCCCATCCGCTCGGCGACGTCCGTGCCGTGCCCTCGCCGACTCCGTACTCACAGGTGCTCAGCGATCTCAGGCCGCGAGCCGTCGCCCTGGAGAGCGGCACCCCCTGGCTCGACGTGGATCCGGAGCGGGCCCGCGCCATCCGGGCCTCCGGCGCCCGCCTGCTGCTCACCGCACCACTGGCGCTGCGGGGCGCCGTGCTCGGACTGCTGAGCCTCTACCGCACGGAACCGCACGACGCGTTCGACGAGAACGACCTCGCCGTCGCCGAGGAACTGGCCGCGCACACCGCGCTGAGCCTCGACAACGCCCGCCGCTACACCCACGAGCACACGATCGCGGCAGCGCTGCAACGCCATCTGCTGCCACCCGAACCTCCCTCGCAGACGGCCATGGAATTCGCGCAGTTGCACGTCCCGGCCGACGCGGGAGCGGGTACCTGGTACGACGCCTTCGGTCTGCCCGGCGCTCGCACCGCCCTGGCGATCGGGGAGGTCAGCGGGAGCGGCATCGACGCCGCGACCGCCATGGGCCGGCTCCGGACGGTGATCCACTCGCTGGCGGCACTCGACCTGGAGCCCGACGAACTGCTCGCCCGCCTCAACGACGCCGTCGTACGGCTCGCCGACGAGCGTGCCGCCCTGCCGCCGGGCGATCCCCTGCGCCGGCAGCCGCTCAGGGCCGGCTGTGTCTACGTGGTCCACGACCCGCTCCACGCGGTCTGTGTCATGGCCTCCGCCGGTCATCCGGCACCGGTCGTCGCCCACCCCGGCGGTGTGGTGCACGTCCCGGAGATCCCGACGGGCCCTCTGCTGGGCAACCACGACGGACCCCCCTTCGCCACGGCCACCGTGCCCGTGCGGGACGGCAGCGTGCTCGCCCTGCGCTCCACCTCGTTCCCGGGCTCGCAGGGTCCGGACGGAGACGGGCCGGACCCGTTGCGCGAGGCGCTGACCCGGCTGGACCGCCCGCTGAACGAGGTGCGGGACGACGTTCTCTACCGCCTGGGCCACACCTCCGGCCGGCACGACGTCCTTCTGCTGCTGGCCCGCACCCGCGCCTTTCCGCCGGACCAGGTCGCCACCTGGTCCCTGGACTCCGTGCCCGCGGCGGCCTCGGCGGCACGGCACCACGCCCGGGACCTGCTCGCCAAGTGGCACGTGGACGAAGAGGTGGCGTTCGCCACGGAGTTGATCGTCAGCGAGCTGGTCACCAACGCCGTGCGGTACGGAGCGCCACCGATCCGGTTGCGCCTCGTCAAGGACTCCACGATCACCTGCGAGGTCAGCGACACCGGCGGGGCCGCACCGCGCCTGCGGCACGCGCGGACGGTCGACGAGGGCGGACGCGGCCTCTTCATCTGCGCGCAGATGAGCCACAACTGGGGCATCCGCTACACCGCGCAGGGCAAGACGATCTGGACGGAGCAGACGCTGCCCCAGAACACGCGACGGCCACGGCCCTGA
- a CDS encoding NAD(P)/FAD-dependent oxidoreductase, protein MTAKSGVPDVLVVGGGLAGLACARDLAGYGFGVRVLEASDGVGGRMRSDAHEGFVVDRGFQVFNTSYPQVRRRLALRELRLRPFTPGILVHTEDGPLRFSDPTRGPRRLGDLRPGRLAGTRDLIALAALSGRDMLAPVRSLKRGEDRTTRTALAAAGFSEEFVERFFRPFLSGVFLEDQLETSGRVFHLVWRSMLRGTLCLPGAGIGAVPRLLAEALPPDAVHLGTPVARLTDDGVELDAGGELAARAVVVATGPGPAARLLPGLDLPAYRVVTTYYHAATRRPAAEAILVTDTRRRFLNTCVLSEVVPGYAPPGMSLIATSVLGQDQEGREAWLRDALAEVYGTDTASWDLLTVRTVPDALPAMPPPQPLGRTSRVAPGRYVCGDHRATGSVQGALASGARAAREVARDLAG, encoded by the coding sequence ATGACCGCGAAGAGCGGCGTACCCGATGTCCTGGTCGTCGGCGGCGGGCTCGCCGGTCTGGCCTGTGCCCGCGATCTCGCCGGGTACGGCTTCGGGGTCCGCGTCCTCGAAGCGTCGGACGGGGTGGGCGGCCGGATGCGCTCCGACGCGCACGAAGGATTCGTCGTCGACCGGGGCTTCCAGGTCTTCAACACGTCCTATCCGCAGGTCCGGCGCCGGCTCGCGCTGCGCGAGCTGCGGCTGCGGCCCTTCACGCCGGGCATCCTCGTGCACACGGAGGACGGGCCGCTGCGCTTCAGCGACCCGACCCGAGGTCCCCGGCGTCTGGGAGACCTGCGTCCGGGCCGCCTCGCGGGGACCCGCGATCTGATCGCGCTGGCCGCGCTGTCCGGCCGGGACATGCTCGCTCCCGTGCGTTCGCTCAAGCGCGGAGAGGACCGTACGACGCGCACCGCGCTGGCCGCGGCCGGATTCTCCGAGGAGTTCGTGGAGCGGTTCTTCCGGCCCTTCCTGTCGGGCGTCTTCCTGGAGGACCAACTGGAGACCTCCGGCCGGGTCTTCCACCTCGTCTGGCGCAGCATGCTGCGCGGCACCCTTTGCCTGCCCGGCGCGGGTATCGGGGCCGTGCCGCGTCTGCTGGCCGAGGCGCTGCCCCCGGACGCCGTACACCTCGGCACCCCGGTCGCGCGGCTCACGGACGACGGGGTCGAACTGGACGCCGGAGGCGAACTGGCCGCCCGGGCCGTGGTGGTGGCCACGGGGCCGGGCCCCGCCGCCCGTCTGCTGCCGGGGCTGGACCTTCCGGCGTACCGCGTCGTGACGACGTACTACCACGCCGCGACCCGCCGCCCGGCGGCCGAGGCCATCCTGGTCACCGACACGAGAAGACGCTTCCTGAACACGTGCGTCCTCAGCGAGGTGGTTCCCGGCTACGCCCCGCCCGGGATGTCGCTGATCGCCACCTCGGTCCTCGGGCAGGACCAGGAGGGCCGGGAGGCGTGGCTGCGCGACGCCCTCGCGGAGGTCTACGGCACCGACACCGCGAGCTGGGACCTGCTCACCGTCCGTACGGTGCCCGACGCCCTGCCGGCGATGCCGCCCCCGCAGCCGCTCGGCCGGACCAGCCGGGTGGCCCCGGGCCGCTACGTGTGCGGGGACCACCGGGCCACCGGCTCGGTGCAGGGCGCGCTGGCGTCCGGCGCCCGCGCGGCCCGCGAGGTCGCGAGGGACCTCGCGGGGTAG
- a CDS encoding PRC-barrel domain containing protein, whose protein sequence is MNENLWGYGPTSGHTPDADLSGYKVEATDGHIGKVDKHSDVVGSQYIVVDTGVWIFGKEVLLPAGTITSISHEDRTIQVARTKDEIKAAPEFDKEKHLGDPHYRDQLGGHYGSGH, encoded by the coding sequence GTGAACGAGAACCTTTGGGGCTACGGTCCGACCAGCGGTCACACGCCCGACGCCGACCTCTCCGGCTACAAGGTGGAGGCGACCGACGGTCACATCGGGAAGGTCGACAAGCACTCCGACGTGGTCGGTTCTCAGTACATCGTCGTCGACACCGGTGTCTGGATCTTCGGCAAGGAGGTCCTGCTGCCCGCCGGCACGATCACGTCGATCAGCCACGAGGACAGGACCATCCAGGTCGCCCGGACCAAGGACGAGATCAAGGCGGCCCCGGAATTCGACAAGGAGAAGCATCTCGGAGACCCGCACTACCGTGACCAGCTCGGGGGCCATTACGGCTCCGGTCACTGA
- a CDS encoding M1 family aminopeptidase: MRPTPLKALAARVLVVAALAAVSLPSTPAAASPRTAPAAAAACTPSQVVTNGGFESGTSPWTQSSTTVITSRTGQSAHGGTSFAWLDGVGSTHTDTLSQSVTIPSGCSSASLTFWLHIDTAETTSSTAYDKLTAKIGSTTLATYSNLNKASGYAQKTFDVSAFAGQTVTVAFTGTEDSSLQTSFVLDDLALNTSGDTTPPADSTRTPAAPGYTVSLTSNTSGTGWTGHESVTFTNASSTSLSEVYLRLWDNYHGTCSAMPIAVTNVSGGTAGALSVGCTALQISLTSPLAQGQSGTIGFDLAITVPSGADRFGYDGAFSMVGNALPVLAVKDGSGWHLDPYTNNGESFYSLAADFKVTLDHPTSILVPATGTSVDTAGSSGRTVTTATASKVRDFAWAAGPFTKISGTSTAGTAINIYSVTGISSANAQSMLTTAKSAVDAHAARFGAYPYGELDAVIDNNYWFGGMEYPGFVLDLVSTTALTHEIGHQWFYGIVGDDEYNSPWLDEAFTDYATDLAQGLTGTNCWNSTSWASTAEKITNSMAYWDAHSSRYSTVVYGYGKCALHDLRRVLGDTVMAKLLKDYATSHWYGVSTTAEFKAAAQAATTTDLTSFWTTHRIDG, translated from the coding sequence GTGAGACCGACCCCCCTCAAGGCCCTGGCGGCACGCGTCCTCGTCGTCGCCGCCCTGGCCGCAGTCTCGCTCCCCAGCACCCCCGCGGCGGCCTCGCCGCGTACAGCACCGGCGGCAGCGGCCGCCTGCACCCCGTCCCAGGTGGTGACCAACGGCGGCTTCGAGAGCGGCACTTCGCCCTGGACCCAGTCCTCGACCACCGTGATCACCAGCCGCACCGGCCAGAGCGCCCACGGCGGCACCAGCTTCGCCTGGCTGGACGGCGTCGGCAGCACCCACACCGACACGCTCTCCCAGAGCGTCACGATCCCTTCCGGGTGCAGCAGCGCCAGCCTCACCTTCTGGCTGCACATCGACACGGCGGAGACGACCTCGTCGACGGCCTACGACAAGCTCACGGCGAAGATCGGCAGCACGACGCTGGCGACGTACTCGAACCTCAACAAGGCGTCCGGGTACGCCCAGAAGACGTTCGACGTCTCGGCGTTCGCGGGCCAGACCGTGACCGTGGCCTTCACCGGCACCGAGGACTCCAGTCTCCAGACGAGCTTCGTCCTCGACGACCTCGCCCTCAACACCTCCGGTGACACGACCCCGCCGGCCGACTCCACCCGCACGCCCGCCGCCCCCGGGTACACGGTCAGCCTGACCAGCAACACGAGCGGCACCGGCTGGACCGGTCACGAGAGCGTGACCTTCACCAACGCCTCCTCCACCTCGCTCAGCGAGGTGTACCTGAGGCTGTGGGACAACTACCACGGCACCTGCTCGGCGATGCCCATCGCCGTCACCAACGTCAGCGGCGGCACCGCGGGCGCCCTCTCGGTCGGCTGCACGGCCCTCCAGATCAGCCTGACCTCGCCGCTGGCGCAGGGCCAGAGCGGGACGATCGGCTTCGACCTGGCCATCACCGTGCCCAGCGGCGCCGACCGGTTCGGCTACGACGGGGCCTTCAGCATGGTCGGCAACGCGCTGCCCGTGCTCGCGGTCAAGGACGGCTCCGGCTGGCACCTGGACCCGTACACCAACAACGGCGAGTCCTTCTATTCGCTGGCCGCCGACTTCAAGGTGACCCTGGACCACCCGACCAGCATCCTCGTCCCGGCCACCGGCACCTCGGTCGACACCGCCGGCTCCAGCGGCCGTACGGTCACGACGGCCACCGCGTCCAAGGTCCGTGACTTCGCCTGGGCCGCCGGGCCGTTCACCAAGATCTCCGGCACCTCCACCGCCGGCACCGCGATCAACATCTACTCCGTCACCGGCATCAGCTCCGCCAACGCCCAGTCCATGCTCACCACCGCCAAGTCGGCCGTGGACGCCCACGCGGCGCGCTTCGGCGCCTACCCGTACGGCGAGCTGGACGCGGTGATCGACAACAACTACTGGTTCGGCGGCATGGAGTACCCCGGGTTCGTCCTCGACCTGGTCAGCACCACGGCGCTCACCCATGAGATCGGTCACCAGTGGTTCTACGGGATCGTCGGCGACGACGAGTACAACAGCCCGTGGCTCGACGAGGCGTTCACCGACTACGCCACCGACCTGGCGCAGGGCCTCACCGGCACCAACTGCTGGAACAGCACCTCGTGGGCCTCGACCGCCGAGAAGATCACCAACTCGATGGCCTACTGGGACGCGCACTCGTCGCGCTACTCCACCGTCGTCTACGGCTACGGCAAGTGCGCCCTGCACGACCTGCGGCGCGTGCTCGGCGACACCGTCATGGCCAAGCTCCTCAAGGACTACGCCACTTCGCACTGGTACGGCGTCTCGACCACGGCCGAGTTCAAGGCGGCCGCCCAGGCCGCCACGACCACGGACCTGACGTCGTTCTGGACGACCCACCGCATCGACGGCTGA
- a CDS encoding alpha/beta hydrolase encodes MLLVPPPFDPELGVALAAVGPSTPSGPTPADIIALRAAQELAVSAYDLTGGGAFTTTDLTVPGPKGAPDISLFVIRPVAPPKNGPRPVIYHSHGGGMVLGTNRAGVEVVLDWAKELDAVVVSVEYRLAPEHPYPAGVEDVYAGLLWTARHAGEFGGDPERIVVAGASAGGGLTAAVALLTRDREGPRPLGQVLMYPMLDDRNDTPSAHQMVGVGAWDRTANSTAWTAVLGDARGGPDVPAYAAPARASDLSGLPPAFLDVGSAETFRDEVVDYASRIWQAGGVAELHVWPGGFHGFDSFAPHTSLARTARAARVTWLRRLLAP; translated from the coding sequence ATGCTGCTGGTACCGCCCCCGTTCGACCCCGAACTGGGTGTCGCCCTCGCGGCGGTCGGCCCGTCCACGCCCTCCGGGCCGACTCCGGCGGACATCATCGCCCTGCGTGCGGCCCAGGAACTCGCGGTGTCCGCGTACGACCTCACCGGCGGCGGCGCCTTCACGACCACGGACCTCACGGTGCCGGGGCCCAAGGGCGCTCCGGACATCTCGCTGTTCGTCATCAGGCCCGTCGCACCCCCGAAGAACGGGCCGCGCCCGGTGATCTACCACTCCCACGGCGGCGGCATGGTCCTCGGAACCAACCGGGCCGGGGTGGAGGTCGTCCTGGACTGGGCGAAGGAGCTGGACGCGGTCGTGGTGTCCGTGGAGTACCGGCTGGCGCCCGAACACCCTTATCCGGCGGGGGTGGAGGACGTCTACGCCGGTCTGCTGTGGACCGCGCGGCACGCCGGGGAGTTCGGCGGCGACCCGGAGCGGATCGTCGTCGCCGGTGCCAGCGCGGGCGGCGGCCTGACCGCGGCAGTCGCCCTGCTCACCCGGGACCGTGAGGGGCCGCGCCCGCTCGGGCAGGTCCTGATGTACCCGATGCTCGACGACCGCAACGACACTCCGTCCGCGCACCAGATGGTGGGCGTCGGCGCCTGGGACCGCACCGCCAACTCCACCGCGTGGACGGCCGTGCTGGGCGATGCCCGCGGCGGCCCGGACGTGCCGGCCTATGCCGCCCCGGCGCGTGCCTCCGATCTGTCCGGACTGCCGCCGGCCTTCCTCGACGTCGGTTCCGCCGAAACCTTCCGGGACGAGGTCGTCGACTACGCGTCGCGGATCTGGCAGGCCGGCGGAGTGGCCGAACTGCATGTGTGGCCCGGCGGTTTCCACGGCTTCGACTCGTTCGCCCCGCACACCTCGCTCGCCCGCACCGCCCGCGCCGCCCGCGTCACCTGGCTGCGCCGGCTCCTCGCCCCCTGA